The following coding sequences lie in one Gemmatimonadaceae bacterium genomic window:
- a CDS encoding NAD(P)H-dependent oxidoreductase subunit E — MDLKLLDVGPTDEEREAIDARLGPPASGWDGGERVAQRDAHVAFGGHSARARRNELLPALQAVQSRVGWISEGAFNYICARLDVPPADAWGVATFYALLATTPRPKRVLHVCDDICCRTRGARAVLERLEATHGAPHPRALGNGHVDLSDTDAVWLPSPCLGMCDEAPAALLTVAGEAPVERLVGGLTVDRALAMLEGRDNAENAARIPLPQRGQAGLRLLARIGVVDPERLDAYRASGGYQALRRAFELGREGVIREVLDSKLLGRGGAAFPAGRKWDAVARQPERPHYIICNADESEPGTFKDRVLMEGDPFALVEAMTIAAYATGCEQGFFYIRGEYPLAIERVQHAIDEARARGLLGDGILGQPFRFDIEVRKGAGAYICGEETAVFNSIEGFRGEPRNKPPFPVQAGLFGKPTVINNVETLANVPFIMLEGGPAFATIGTAQSTGSKLFCVCGSVAAPGVYEVTFGATLRDLLTLAGGVTAGHTAQCILLGGAAGLFIRPDELDIALTFEGARAAKATLGSGVVMVFDETADMGDVLRRVAAFFRDESCGQCVPCRVGTVRQEEALHRLAVKKTRGSVADELALLDEIGVAMKDASICGLGQTAYSAVESAIKRCGIFDGRNAP; from the coding sequence ATGGACCTGAAACTGCTCGACGTCGGACCTACCGACGAGGAACGCGAGGCGATCGATGCACGACTTGGTCCGCCCGCGTCCGGGTGGGATGGCGGCGAGCGCGTGGCGCAGCGCGATGCACACGTGGCGTTCGGCGGTCACTCGGCCCGCGCCCGCCGGAACGAGCTGCTCCCCGCGCTGCAGGCCGTGCAATCGCGCGTCGGCTGGATCAGCGAAGGCGCGTTCAACTACATCTGCGCGCGGCTCGACGTGCCCCCGGCCGACGCCTGGGGCGTGGCGACGTTCTATGCGCTGCTGGCCACGACGCCGCGGCCCAAGCGCGTGCTCCACGTGTGCGATGACATCTGCTGCCGCACGCGCGGCGCTCGAGCGGTACTGGAGAGACTCGAGGCGACGCACGGCGCGCCGCATCCGCGCGCGTTAGGCAACGGCCACGTCGACCTGTCGGATACAGATGCTGTCTGGCTGCCGAGCCCGTGCCTCGGCATGTGCGACGAGGCGCCGGCGGCGCTACTCACCGTGGCGGGCGAAGCGCCCGTCGAGCGGCTGGTGGGAGGGCTCACGGTGGACCGCGCGCTCGCAATGCTCGAGGGACGGGACAACGCGGAGAACGCCGCGCGCATCCCGCTCCCGCAGCGAGGCCAGGCCGGGCTCCGCCTGCTCGCACGCATCGGCGTCGTCGACCCAGAACGGCTCGATGCCTACCGCGCCTCGGGCGGCTACCAGGCGCTGCGCCGCGCGTTCGAGCTCGGCCGCGAAGGCGTGATCCGCGAGGTGCTCGACTCCAAATTGTTAGGCCGCGGCGGCGCCGCGTTCCCGGCCGGCCGGAAGTGGGATGCGGTCGCGCGCCAGCCCGAGCGCCCGCACTACATCATCTGCAACGCAGACGAGTCGGAGCCGGGCACGTTCAAGGACCGCGTGCTCATGGAAGGCGATCCGTTCGCGCTCGTCGAAGCGATGACGATCGCGGCGTACGCCACCGGATGCGAGCAGGGCTTTTTCTACATTCGCGGCGAGTATCCGTTAGCCATCGAGCGCGTGCAACACGCCATCGATGAAGCGCGCGCGCGCGGACTCCTCGGCGACGGCATCCTCGGCCAGCCGTTCCGCTTCGACATCGAAGTGCGCAAGGGAGCCGGGGCGTACATCTGCGGCGAGGAAACCGCGGTCTTCAATTCCATCGAAGGCTTCCGCGGCGAGCCGCGGAACAAGCCGCCGTTCCCGGTGCAGGCAGGACTGTTCGGCAAGCCGACGGTGATCAACAACGTGGAAACGCTCGCGAACGTGCCGTTCATCATGCTCGAGGGCGGCCCCGCGTTCGCGACGATCGGGACGGCGCAGTCGACGGGATCCAAGTTGTTCTGCGTGTGCGGGTCGGTGGCGGCTCCGGGCGTGTACGAGGTGACGTTCGGCGCCACGCTTCGCGATCTGCTCACCCTGGCGGGCGGCGTGACGGCCGGCCACACGGCACAGTGCATTCTTTTAGGCGGCGCGGCCGGCCTGTTCATTCGTCCGGATGAGCTGGACATCGCGCTGACGTTCGAGGGCGCGCGCGCCGCAAAGGCGACGCTGGGCTCCGGCGTCGTCATGGTATTCGACGAGACCGCCGACATGGGCGACGTCTTGCGACGCGTGGCCGCGTTTTTCCGCGACGAATCGTGCGGGCAGTGCGTGCCGTGCCGCGTGGGTACCGTTAGGCAGGAAGAGGCGCTGCACCGGCTGGCGGTGAAGAAAACGCGGGGGAGCGTCGCCGACGAGCTCGCGCTGCTCGATGAGATCGGCGTCGCCATGAAGGACGCGTCGATCTGCGGACTGGGCCAGACGGCGTACAGCGCGGTGGAATCGGCGATCAAGCGCTGCGGCATTTTCGACGGGCGGAACGCGCCATGA
- a CDS encoding phosphoribosyltransferase family protein — MLFADRADAGRQLAETLLARMPALRQEQPLVLGIPRGGVIIGREVARALGAPLDVIVARKLGAPGHEELGIGAVAPDGTRVLDGEIVAALGVSDAYIEKITRLERAELDRRMRRFRGERPLPDLAGRAVVLADDGLATGVTARAALASVRRAHPAALVFAAPVCSEDGCRALTADGYTVVCVATPVEFRGVGEWYADFEQVSDDTVVAVLERAAAGSA, encoded by the coding sequence ATGTTGTTCGCCGATCGCGCGGACGCGGGGCGGCAGTTGGCGGAGACGCTGCTGGCGCGGATGCCGGCGCTGCGACAGGAGCAGCCGCTCGTGCTCGGGATTCCGCGCGGCGGCGTGATCATCGGCCGGGAAGTCGCGCGCGCGTTAGGCGCGCCGCTGGATGTGATCGTCGCCCGCAAGCTGGGCGCGCCGGGGCACGAGGAACTGGGCATCGGCGCCGTGGCGCCCGACGGCACGCGCGTGCTGGATGGCGAGATCGTGGCCGCGTTGGGCGTGAGCGACGCGTACATCGAGAAGATCACGCGGCTCGAGCGGGCGGAGCTCGACCGGCGCATGCGCCGCTTTCGCGGCGAGCGACCGCTGCCCGATCTGGCCGGGCGCGCGGTGGTGCTGGCCGACGATGGCCTCGCGACCGGCGTGACGGCTCGCGCTGCGCTGGCGTCGGTGCGGCGCGCGCATCCGGCCGCGCTGGTGTTCGCCGCGCCGGTCTGCTCCGAAGATGGGTGCCGCGCGCTCACGGCCGACGGATACACCGTCGTGTGCGTGGCCACGCCGGTCGAGTTTCGTGGCGTGGGCGAGTGGTATGCGGATTTCGAGCAGGTGAGCGACGACACGGTCGTCGCGGTGCTGGAGCGCGCCGCGGCCGGCTCCGCCTAA
- the fdhD gene encoding formate dehydrogenase accessory sulfurtransferase FdhD: MTDPPPPALRPDHPLFGLGYSRPVRDRAFERLDGAVVSSGDAPVAEEVPVAFVYNQRPHVVMMATPDDFEDFAVGFSLSEEIVRSPNEIQRIEVARHGQGVELQIDVPAEAGERLSTRGRQLAGRTGCGLCGVETIAEALREPRTVIWREPLEASALWRAEADLGARQEYNRATGAMHAAAWCTVDGTIRVVREDVGRHNALDKVIGALAREHTDASTGFLIMTSRASYELVQKAAVAGVPLLAAVSRPTGLAIRLADAANMTLVGLLRGHSANVYAHPEHLRHPGPVGP; this comes from the coding sequence GTGACCGACCCGCCGCCTCCGGCCCTCAGGCCGGACCACCCGCTCTTCGGGCTCGGCTACAGCCGGCCCGTTCGGGACCGCGCCTTCGAGCGACTCGATGGCGCGGTCGTTTCGTCAGGCGACGCGCCGGTCGCGGAAGAGGTCCCGGTGGCGTTCGTGTACAACCAGCGGCCGCACGTCGTGATGATGGCCACGCCGGATGACTTCGAGGACTTCGCGGTCGGCTTCAGCCTGTCCGAAGAGATCGTCCGTTCGCCTAACGAAATACAGCGGATCGAGGTGGCGCGGCACGGCCAGGGCGTGGAGCTGCAGATCGACGTGCCCGCCGAGGCCGGCGAGCGACTGAGCACGCGCGGGCGGCAACTGGCGGGCCGCACCGGATGCGGGCTGTGCGGCGTGGAAACGATCGCCGAGGCGTTGCGCGAGCCGCGCACCGTGATCTGGCGCGAGCCGCTGGAGGCATCGGCGCTGTGGCGCGCCGAAGCCGATCTGGGTGCGCGACAGGAGTACAATCGAGCCACCGGCGCCATGCACGCTGCTGCATGGTGCACGGTGGATGGCACGATCCGCGTGGTGCGCGAGGACGTTGGGCGGCACAACGCGCTCGACAAGGTGATCGGTGCGCTCGCGCGCGAACACACGGATGCGAGCACGGGTTTTCTCATCATGACGAGCCGCGCGAGCTACGAGCTGGTGCAGAAGGCCGCGGTGGCGGGTGTGCCGTTGCTCGCCGCGGTGTCGCGCCCAACGGGACTCGCGATTCGGCTGGCCGACGCCGCGAACATGACGCTCGTCGGTCTGCTTCGGGGACACTCCGCCAACGTCTACGCGCATCCCGAGCATCTGCGCCATCCGGGGCCGGTGGGTCCGTAA
- a CDS encoding carbon-nitrogen hydrolase, translating to MGNPVFTVGLVQQAVAPSAAETVDAAERGIRDAAARGAQIVCLQELFNAPYFCKVTDAERFDLAEPIPGPTVERMQHLARELGIVIVVPIFEKRGPGLYHNSAAVVDADGTLLGVYRKMHIPDDPLYHEKYYFTPGEMYQHDEARPPSGFRVFRTRFATIGVLICWDQWYPEAARITSLMGAQILLYPTAIGWHPKEKAEWGEAQADAWRTAQRAHAIANGVYVAAVNRVGFEAEPATDGLEFFGHSFICDPFGQMIAEASTDPAILVAECDPKRIEYTRRNWPFLRDRRIDAYGGILERYLG from the coding sequence ATGGGCAATCCGGTGTTCACAGTGGGGCTCGTGCAGCAAGCGGTGGCGCCGAGCGCTGCCGAAACTGTCGATGCAGCCGAGCGCGGAATTCGCGACGCCGCCGCGCGCGGCGCGCAAATCGTGTGTCTGCAGGAGCTGTTCAACGCACCTTACTTCTGCAAAGTGACGGACGCCGAGCGCTTCGATCTGGCCGAACCGATTCCCGGGCCGACGGTCGAGCGGATGCAGCACCTGGCGCGAGAGTTAGGCATCGTGATCGTCGTGCCGATCTTCGAAAAGCGCGGACCGGGACTCTATCACAACTCGGCGGCGGTCGTGGATGCCGACGGTACCCTCCTCGGCGTCTATCGGAAGATGCACATCCCGGACGATCCGCTCTACCATGAGAAGTACTATTTCACGCCGGGCGAAATGTATCAGCACGATGAAGCGCGTCCGCCGTCCGGATTCCGCGTTTTTCGGACGCGCTTCGCGACGATCGGTGTGCTGATCTGTTGGGATCAGTGGTATCCCGAGGCAGCGCGCATCACGAGTCTCATGGGCGCGCAGATCCTGCTCTATCCAACCGCGATCGGCTGGCATCCGAAGGAAAAAGCCGAGTGGGGCGAGGCGCAGGCGGACGCGTGGCGCACGGCGCAGCGGGCGCATGCGATTGCTAACGGAGTGTACGTCGCTGCCGTCAATCGCGTCGGGTTCGAAGCGGAACCTGCAACTGACGGTCTGGAATTCTTCGGGCACTCGTTCATCTGCGACCCATTCGGCCAGATGATCGCCGAAGCCTCGACCGATCCGGCCATCCTCGTCGCGGAGTGCGACCCGAAGCGCATCGAATACACGCGGCGCAACTGGCCGTTCCTGCGCGACCGCCGGATCGACGCGTACGGCGGAATCCTCGAGCGATACTTGGGTTAG
- a CDS encoding redoxin domain-containing protein, with the protein MEAYRDQYAKLFNGGKKVVVLAMSVDPDTALASWARDESFPVLFASDSGGDVGKKYGIYNDKYKLDTRVLYVIDSTGKVTYRAMPFQELAAKAYTELADAVAKTDGAQSAGSGSGSP; encoded by the coding sequence ATGGAGGCGTACCGTGATCAGTACGCCAAGCTCTTCAACGGTGGAAAGAAAGTCGTGGTGCTGGCCATGAGCGTCGACCCGGATACCGCACTCGCATCCTGGGCGCGCGACGAGAGCTTCCCGGTCCTGTTCGCGAGCGACTCGGGCGGCGACGTGGGCAAGAAATACGGGATCTACAACGACAAGTACAAGCTCGACACGCGTGTCCTGTACGTGATCGACTCGACGGGCAAGGTGACGTATCGCGCCATGCCCTTCCAGGAGCTCGCGGCCAAAGCGTACACCGAGCTGGCAGATGCGGTCGCCAAGACCGACGGCGCGCAGAGCGCGGGATCAGGATCAGGCTCGCCATAA
- a CDS encoding DUF4147 domain-containing protein, which yields MLPTAMAHSRAMRHLAIIRVVKTPMDRVPAVDVPRDAKSALAALYWAAVQAVAPGKALRAALERLPIEDRGRRVWVIAIGKAAHPMAATALAVLAEWNRAPAGGIIVAPNDEPSPHPAIEARVGDHPVPGARSLDAAARIGLVAGRVREGDEVWVLLSGGATSLAAAPEGNIRPDELFPLYERLLGSGLDIAQMNLIRKRFSRWSAGRLALALAPARVRNYIVSDVIGDDLATIGSGPCVPDPSTAAQVHQMLDAAGLWDDLPLSMKRLVGGAERDPSLETPKAGDAAFARVERRIIASNRVALDAIEARARAFGYEPRVVGSALAGEAAVVGRRVVATLGSHCGADGPSLSRRSGRTCLIWGGETTVSLGAEHGRGGRCQELALSAARELAETAGLSEAAFLAAGTDGRDGDTDAAGAIVTRGTWRAIERAGRDPARDLASHNSYPALDAAGALFKTDLTGTNVMDVAIAVCGAPADERRTRLTPAVALEAIAGTLRRRKQ from the coding sequence ATGCTGCCGACCGCGATGGCACACTCGCGCGCCATGCGGCACCTGGCGATCATTCGGGTCGTGAAAACACCGATGGATCGGGTGCCGGCCGTGGACGTCCCGCGTGATGCGAAGAGCGCGCTCGCCGCCCTCTACTGGGCGGCGGTGCAGGCCGTCGCGCCCGGGAAGGCCCTGCGCGCGGCGCTCGAGCGGCTGCCGATCGAGGATCGCGGCCGGCGCGTGTGGGTCATCGCCATCGGGAAGGCGGCGCATCCCATGGCCGCGACGGCGCTGGCCGTGCTCGCCGAATGGAATCGCGCGCCGGCCGGCGGCATCATCGTCGCGCCTAACGACGAGCCGTCGCCGCATCCGGCCATCGAAGCGCGCGTCGGCGACCATCCCGTTCCCGGCGCGCGCTCGCTGGACGCCGCAGCTCGCATCGGCCTCGTGGCCGGTCGCGTGCGTGAGGGCGACGAGGTCTGGGTGCTCCTGTCCGGCGGCGCGACGAGTCTCGCGGCGGCGCCCGAGGGCAACATCAGACCCGATGAGTTGTTCCCGCTGTACGAGCGCTTGTTAGGCTCCGGCCTCGACATCGCGCAGATGAATCTCATTCGCAAGCGCTTCTCGCGATGGAGCGCGGGACGGTTGGCCTTGGCGCTCGCTCCGGCGCGCGTTCGCAATTACATCGTGTCCGACGTGATCGGCGACGACCTGGCCACGATCGGCTCGGGACCGTGCGTGCCCGATCCAAGCACCGCGGCGCAGGTCCATCAAATGCTCGATGCCGCCGGACTGTGGGACGATCTCCCGTTGTCCATGAAGCGACTCGTCGGAGGCGCCGAGCGTGATCCATCGTTGGAGACGCCGAAAGCCGGTGATGCAGCCTTTGCGCGCGTCGAACGGCGCATCATCGCCAGTAATCGCGTCGCACTGGACGCAATCGAGGCGCGGGCCCGCGCCTTCGGATACGAGCCGCGCGTGGTGGGCTCGGCGCTCGCCGGAGAAGCGGCCGTCGTTGGCCGCCGCGTCGTCGCGACGTTGGGAAGCCATTGCGGCGCCGACGGACCATCCCTGTCGAGACGATCGGGACGCACCTGTCTCATTTGGGGCGGAGAGACCACCGTCTCGCTCGGCGCGGAGCACGGACGGGGCGGACGGTGCCAGGAGCTCGCGTTGTCCGCGGCGCGCGAGCTGGCCGAGACCGCGGGTCTCTCCGAGGCGGCGTTCCTCGCTGCCGGAACCGATGGTCGAGACGGAGATACGGATGCCGCAGGCGCGATCGTGACGCGCGGGACGTGGCGCGCCATAGAGCGTGCAGGACGAGATCCTGCGCGGGATCTGGCGTCGCACAACTCGTATCCCGCACTCGATGCAGCGGGCGCCCTGTTCAAGACGGATCTGACGGGGACAAACGTGATGGACGTCGCGATTGCCGTTTGTGGCGCGCCGGCGGACGAACGCCGCACGCGATTGACGCCGGCAGTGGCGCTCGAGGCCATCGCCGGTACATTGCGCCGGCGCAAGCAGTAG
- a CDS encoding agmatine deiminase family protein has product MTADSPFSRQSTERFPEDEAGVPPGAVRRRFPAEWSRHRATWIAWPHHEPDWPGKFAAIPWVYGEIVRVLHTHETVELLCSDDDVRENASRVLEAHAIDLRRVRLHIVPTDRVWTRDSGPTAVRHHDGGIAWIGWAFNAWAKYDNFARDAGVADRIALLSGLPIEHAVRGDDGAPLVLEGGGIETNGNGVLLVTEEWLLSSEQIRNPGLDRAGYERAFARYLGIDRTIWLGRSCVGDDTHGHIDDVARFVDEHTVALAYEPDPEDANHEGSADNMRRLELAARDMPGGLRIVKLPFPRPVMMDGERLPASYANFYIANDVVMVPTFNDRRDREALDTLAALFPSREVIGIHAVDLVWGLGTLHCLTQQEPAAGRGIS; this is encoded by the coding sequence ATGACTGCCGATTCGCCCTTTTCGCGACAGTCGACCGAGCGGTTCCCCGAGGATGAAGCCGGCGTCCCGCCGGGAGCCGTCCGCCGCCGCTTCCCCGCGGAATGGTCGCGGCACCGCGCGACGTGGATCGCGTGGCCACACCACGAGCCCGACTGGCCGGGGAAATTCGCCGCCATTCCATGGGTCTACGGTGAGATCGTGCGCGTGCTTCATACGCACGAAACCGTCGAACTACTGTGTTCGGACGATGACGTGCGCGAGAATGCAAGCCGCGTCCTCGAGGCGCACGCCATCGACCTGCGCCGTGTGCGCCTGCATATCGTGCCCACCGACCGCGTCTGGACGCGCGACTCCGGACCGACTGCGGTTAGGCACCATGACGGCGGCATCGCGTGGATCGGGTGGGCCTTCAATGCCTGGGCCAAGTACGACAATTTCGCGCGCGACGCCGGCGTCGCCGATCGCATCGCCCTCTTGAGCGGCCTGCCCATCGAGCACGCGGTCCGCGGTGACGACGGCGCACCGCTGGTTCTCGAAGGCGGGGGCATTGAAACGAACGGGAACGGCGTGCTGCTCGTCACCGAAGAGTGGCTGCTCTCGTCCGAGCAGATCCGGAACCCGGGCCTGGATCGCGCCGGCTACGAACGCGCGTTCGCCCGGTACCTCGGCATCGACCGCACGATCTGGTTAGGCCGCTCGTGTGTCGGCGACGATACCCACGGCCACATCGACGATGTCGCTCGCTTCGTCGACGAGCACACCGTGGCGCTCGCCTACGAGCCGGACCCCGAAGATGCCAACCACGAAGGTTCGGCCGACAACATGCGCCGCCTCGAGCTCGCCGCGCGCGACATGCCCGGCGGCTTACGCATCGTGAAACTTCCTTTCCCGCGTCCGGTGATGATGGACGGCGAGCGTCTGCCGGCGAGCTATGCCAACTTCTACATCGCCAACGACGTCGTCATGGTTCCGACGTTCAACGACCGCCGGGATCGCGAAGCGCTGGACACGCTCGCCGCGTTGTTCCCGTCGCGGGAGGTCATCGGCATTCACGCCGTCGATCTGGTGTGGGGATTGGGGACGCTCCACTGCCTCACGCAGCAGGAGCCGGCCGCCGGCCGCGGGATCAGTTAG
- the fdhF gene encoding formate dehydrogenase subunit alpha, whose amino-acid sequence MRGNGSTELGYSRLTQPLVRDNGSLHPASWDEALDRAAQGFRRNIAAHGPNALGIFSCSKSTNEMNYLAQKLARVAFGTHNVDSCNRTUHAPSVVGLATIFGAGGGTSSYREIEETDVIFLWGANARENHPIFFHHVLKGINHGTRLYVVDPRRTSSAQWADVWLGLNVGADIALANAMAREIIHAGLANTAFIEHSTEGFEAYRALVEPYTLEVAQRITGVPADVIREAAHTYARADRAIICWTLGITEHHNATDNVLALINLALVTGHVGRYGSGLNPLRGQNNVQGGGDMGAIPNKLVGFQDVLDDEIRGRFDRAWNVTLQPNYGWTVTEMLQAMDRGELTSLYCIGENPAQSEADQHHAEQLLRDLDHLVVQDIFLTKTAELADVVLPATASWCEAEGTVTNSERRVQRVRKALEPPGDARDELWIISQVARRLGHDWGTPNAEQVWDEVREMAPDMFGGMTYRRLEELDGIQWPCPNEQDPGAQFLHARLWADPVGLPKAAFSLTEYEPPVELPDDEYPFTLTTGRRLDSYNTGVQTAGYTSPLRRGETLDIAPEDARRLDIGDGDLVRITSRRGSIVAPAHIDTSLRAGLVFMTFHFQDQVRVNLLTIDATDPRSGTAEFKACAVRVEPVRAPDEAPARALRRHSDPVLGD is encoded by the coding sequence ATGCGAGGCAACGGCAGTACCGAGCTCGGCTATTCGCGGCTGACCCAACCGCTCGTGCGTGACAACGGGTCGCTCCATCCCGCATCGTGGGACGAAGCGCTCGACCGCGCGGCCCAGGGGTTCCGCCGCAACATCGCCGCGCACGGGCCTAACGCACTGGGCATTTTCAGCTGCTCCAAGTCGACCAACGAAATGAACTACTTGGCGCAGAAGCTGGCCCGGGTCGCGTTCGGCACGCACAACGTCGATAGTTGTAATCGGACCTGACACGCTCCTAGCGTCGTCGGTCTGGCGACGATCTTTGGAGCGGGCGGGGGCACCAGCTCGTACAGGGAGATCGAAGAAACCGATGTGATCTTCCTGTGGGGAGCGAATGCCCGCGAAAACCATCCGATTTTCTTTCATCACGTCCTGAAAGGCATCAACCACGGGACGCGGTTATATGTCGTCGACCCGAGACGCACCTCGTCGGCGCAGTGGGCCGACGTGTGGCTTGGCTTGAACGTCGGCGCAGACATCGCGTTGGCGAACGCGATGGCGCGCGAAATCATCCACGCCGGGCTCGCCAACACGGCGTTCATCGAGCATTCGACCGAGGGGTTCGAGGCGTATCGTGCTCTCGTCGAGCCGTACACGCTCGAGGTCGCGCAGCGAATCACGGGCGTTCCCGCGGACGTCATCCGGGAAGCGGCGCACACGTATGCCCGTGCGGACCGCGCGATCATCTGTTGGACCTTGGGCATCACCGAGCACCACAACGCGACGGACAACGTGCTCGCGTTGATCAATCTCGCGCTCGTGACGGGTCACGTCGGACGGTATGGGTCCGGGCTCAATCCGCTGCGCGGGCAGAACAACGTGCAGGGCGGCGGCGACATGGGCGCGATTCCGAACAAGCTGGTCGGATTCCAGGACGTGCTCGACGACGAGATCCGAGGGCGATTCGATCGCGCATGGAACGTGACCTTGCAGCCTAACTACGGCTGGACCGTCACCGAGATGCTGCAGGCGATGGATCGCGGCGAGCTGACGTCGCTGTACTGTATCGGCGAGAACCCGGCGCAATCGGAAGCCGATCAACACCACGCCGAGCAACTGCTGCGGGATCTCGATCACCTCGTGGTGCAGGACATCTTCCTCACGAAGACGGCCGAGCTGGCGGACGTGGTGCTCCCGGCCACCGCGAGCTGGTGCGAGGCGGAGGGCACGGTGACGAACAGCGAGCGCCGCGTGCAGCGGGTGCGCAAGGCGCTGGAGCCGCCCGGCGACGCGCGCGACGAACTGTGGATCATCTCGCAGGTCGCCCGCCGGTTGGGCCACGACTGGGGCACGCCTAACGCAGAGCAGGTGTGGGACGAAGTGCGCGAAATGGCGCCGGACATGTTCGGCGGAATGACGTACCGCCGGCTCGAAGAGTTGGACGGCATCCAGTGGCCGTGTCCGAACGAACAGGATCCGGGCGCACAATTCCTGCACGCGCGGTTGTGGGCCGATCCGGTCGGGTTGCCCAAAGCCGCATTCTCGCTCACCGAGTACGAGCCGCCCGTCGAACTGCCCGACGACGAATACCCGTTCACGCTCACGACGGGTCGCCGCCTCGATTCGTACAACACCGGCGTGCAGACGGCCGGATATACGTCACCGCTCAGGCGCGGCGAAACGCTGGACATTGCTCCCGAGGATGCGCGACGCCTGGACATTGGCGACGGGGACCTGGTGCGCATCACTTCGCGCCGCGGCAGCATCGTCGCGCCAGCACACATCGATACGTCGCTGCGGGCGGGTCTCGTCTTCATGACATTCCACTTCCAGGACCAGGTACGCGTCAACCTGCTCACGATCGACGCGACCGATCCGCGTTCCGGGACGGCCGAGTTCAAGGCGTGCGCCGTGCGGGTCGAGCCGGTGCGCGCGCCGGACGAGGCGCCGGCCCGCGCGCTCCGCCGCCACTCAGATCCTGTGTTAGGCGACTGA
- a CDS encoding 2Fe-2S iron-sulfur cluster-binding protein, with the protein MTHFVEITRPKRTVELTIDGQKARVPEGTTILDACKTLGTEIPTLCYLETLHPVNACRVCVVEVQNSRVLVPACSRAVEPDMVVSTNSERVRHSRKMVLEFLASSVDLSTAPNVDGWLASYDCKPERYGPPAPDEPAGERDAMPAGHHEPPSADYAATVGQPVKIDNDLYVRDYGKCILCYKCVEACGTDYQNTFAIAVAGRGFDARISTEFAVELPKSACVYCGNCIAVCPTGALMFKSEFDRREAGTWDESRQTEVSTICPYCGVGCTLDLRVQDNEIVRVMSPLDHDITRGNLCIKGRFGWRYVQNRGPRPMGVAGGAGNGQGGGSAPRADGGPRDAGNGAGDGHG; encoded by the coding sequence ATGACGCATTTCGTGGAGATCACCCGGCCCAAGCGAACGGTCGAGCTGACCATCGATGGGCAGAAAGCGCGCGTGCCGGAAGGAACCACCATTCTCGACGCGTGCAAGACGTTAGGCACCGAGATTCCGACGCTGTGCTATCTCGAGACGCTGCACCCGGTGAACGCGTGCCGCGTGTGCGTCGTCGAGGTCCAGAACTCGCGGGTGCTCGTGCCCGCGTGCTCGCGCGCCGTCGAGCCCGACATGGTGGTGTCGACCAACTCCGAGCGCGTCCGGCACAGCCGGAAAATGGTCCTCGAGTTTCTGGCGTCATCGGTCGACCTGTCGACGGCGCCCAACGTGGACGGGTGGCTGGCGTCGTACGACTGCAAGCCGGAGCGGTACGGCCCGCCGGCGCCGGACGAGCCCGCGGGGGAACGCGATGCGATGCCCGCCGGCCACCACGAGCCGCCGAGCGCGGACTACGCGGCCACGGTGGGCCAGCCGGTGAAGATCGACAACGATCTCTACGTGCGCGACTACGGCAAGTGTATCCTGTGCTACAAGTGCGTCGAAGCATGTGGCACGGACTACCAGAACACGTTTGCGATCGCCGTTGCCGGACGAGGATTCGACGCGCGCATCTCGACCGAGTTTGCCGTCGAGCTGCCCAAGTCGGCGTGCGTGTACTGCGGCAACTGCATCGCCGTGTGCCCAACCGGCGCGCTCATGTTCAAGAGCGAATTCGACCGCCGCGAAGCGGGCACCTGGGATGAATCCAGGCAGACGGAGGTGAGCACGATCTGCCCGTATTGCGGCGTCGGCTGCACGCTCGACTTGCGGGTGCAGGACAACGAGATCGTGCGGGTCATGTCTCCGTTAGACCACGACATCACGCGCGGCAATCTCTGCATCAAGGGCCGCTTCGGGTGGCGCTACGTGCAGAACCGCGGTCCGCGTCCCATGGGCGTCGCCGGCGGCGCCGGCAACGGGCAGGGCGGTGGATCGGCCCCGCGCGCCGACGGCGGCCCACGCGACGCCGGGAATGGCGCGGGCGATGGACACGGTTAG